Part of the Acropora palmata chromosome 10, jaAcrPala1.3, whole genome shotgun sequence genome, GAATGAACTAAAGGCAAAAATTCAACGTGGGGCTAAGGATTCAAAGAAATGGTTGCTTTTATCTTTTTCCTGCATTGGTGCGCTCGTATTGAGGCTACTTTGCGAAGATTTTCACGATATTATGGAGATAAAAACATCCATCAAACTGCGAACTTTAATGTTACGTGCCATGATAGGGTGACTAGTCTTCGGGGGTCTGGATCCTAGTGATCTCTCCAAAAAAAGAACCCCTGaaatcttaaaaaatcaattgaGTCTTTCGCCCATTATTGTGGGTTTTTGAGAGTATTAAATGTTCGAAAGCAGTATTCGAAGATGCGTCAGGTCTGGAAGTTCTTTGCGTTCTTCACTTGCCTCTCATTTGAATATTGTCATTTCTACTGTACCTGGGTGAGTGATGCTGTCCAGAAAGAGGACATGACAAAGGTGGCATCCAGAATAGTCCCAAATGGTTCGTATCATTTGataaagagaataaaatgCAACGAAATGGTGAGTAAATAAGACAATTCTTTCTTGGTGCAAACTCTAGATCTACTGTAATTAAGCTTTTTAAAAAACTCTTTCCTCTTCGCCTCATATCTTTTCATTATAGCTAGTGATGTTAGGTTGAGCGTTTCCATGAAGGCTTAAAAACTCATCATACATTTCTCGGTCGCATTCAAAGAGCgttctattttcaaaatagtcaaCAGGCTTAAGTATTTagtaaaaatttatttctccACTCCATTACACGAGTGGTCAGCTTCAGAAATGGCCAAATAATGGAAGTAATGAGCAAAAGTGTAACAGGAAGCTACAAGTGTTCAAAAGTCTAAATTATTCAAATAGGAGAGGAGATTTAGATGGACTCATCAAGGCAACTAATATTGTGCCCCTTAAGAAATATATacacttaaataaacaaacaagcaaataaGAAAGTGAAATTATCATGTTAAAAATGACTCAAGATGGAAACAATTTATTGTAATAAGAGAgacaaaagtaaaaagaagTGTGATAATTTTTAACATGGAGCTAATTAAACACTGCCTTGATAAcgaaatattaattttttgtaatgACTCCAAGTTTGAATGAGGCCTAACACTACTGTGAAGTTTTTGTACCCAATTATTCCATCAGGGATCAACCCGAGTATTGGAATTGGGctcacacaaggacagagaaaaactctgtaGTAGTGTTAGGCCTCATTCGAACTTGGAATCATTACTCCAAATGCTACTGAACGACAACAACTAGCtattaccattaattttttgtagtttaaagcttttaatttgaaattgGAATAATGAGCAAGAAATTtagaacaataatttgttAGTATTAAGCTAAATAATACTTTGAGATTACCATTTTAAGCAATTTTGTAGTCAGTTTTTTCTGTGATTGCCTGGGGTAAACTATTCCAGAAATATCTACTGATGACAGTTGGACAGAATGTCCTAAGGTTCACCTAAGCCAGTTTATTTGAAGGTACACGGCAGGTGTGATAATTATGTAGCTCAGCAGTTACTAATGAAATAGGAAGACTAGCTATGATTATGCTTGTTTGAGGTAATTTGTAATTCTGTTTTGTCACGTTTTTTTATGATTAGGAGAAATCTTCATCACGCTAAAGTGAGGAGAGGCCAAATTTTAGTCGCAAAACCAAACCATTTAATTAATTGATTGCTTTTGTGACTGCATTGGTCCCAGTTTTAAACCTTGCATATGCTACTTACTGACATCAAACTCAACAGTTTTATGCTGTAAGTACATACAAAGTTATGCATTTGCCAAAAGGGTTTTAATGTCTGCATTTCAATATCTGAATGGTCAGTAgcattaataataacattattaacTCCAAATATTGCTAAAAAGGTGGTCCAAGTTATTGTGtgttaatagtaataatagtatTACTCATAACCAAAGACATTCTAACATACTATGTGGTTAAGAACTGGCTTTGGTGTTTATTGACCTTAAGTTTGGCAGTAAGTTCCTTTGAGGttgctttgtgttttcttgCTTAATGACCTATATCACGGCCACTTTTCTTGAAACATTGAAAGCTTTTCCCTCCTTCACCCCTAGTCGGCTGGAAGGTGTCGGGTTGGTAAATGTTCTACAGATTGTATCAGTATAATAGTGCCTTTAGTAGTGGCCACTTGAAGTGTTGACATGTAAACTTGGTACTTACAGGGACTCGAGTATGGGGAAGTCCTATagacgccatgtttgtttgtaaGTAATACAGACTTTAAGCAACCAGGAGGACGAAGGTAATAAGAATGTCATGAATTTGCATAGTTTGCACCCTTTACACGAGCGTTTTaagttaaatttcattttgcagtcattttaGCATGGAGTGTGATAAACACTGCAACACTAGAGTGTTGTGAACAATACGGTTTGGAATCATCCTATATTTAATCATAAATGTGGGCtgaatttgttggttctctactcatCTCTTCTTCAGGCTCTCTAATTTTCCTGTCACCTAGAAAACCAGGAGACTTCTGATTGGAAAATTTTACAGTGATAATTTAAGCTTTAAGAGCTCATTTATTAAAGTTTCTCTCTTTCTATGAAACCTGCAAAACTTCCTTCAAATTCCAACGATTTTACAGGGATACAGGGTATATTTTCTTCGCAAAAGATTTGCCATAACTTCTCACCAAAGCCAATCGTGAGACGAAGCAACCATAATCTCATTATTTCATGTATCTCTGACGTTGCAATCGCTTGGAGATTCCATAGAAGGTGTATGTCAATTTATATTCAACGATATTTGAGGTTAGGTCCACACGAGTTGTTCTTTCGTAATTGTTATTCTTTGattgttttcagttgaaaaACAAGTGTCTTGCTTATCAGTCTCTTTCCACTAAGGAGATCAAAGGATCTCTGTCTCTGCCATGTAGAATAATTCCCAGCACTGGAGTAAGTCTTCTTTTCAAACTTGACCAAGACTTGTAAGTGTGTGTGATACCTCAGACAAAAGCCCTTATGATGTTTGAGATCAGCTGAGTAGATACAACCGTAAGTCAGTGTTAATAGGGAATCACAACTGTAGCAGCTCTGATTGCCACAAAAGTGCAGAATCTTCCTGAGCTAAAGCTACTGTAATGTCAAATTGTTCGATGAAGTTAGGTCAGTGCAGATTTTATTTAGTCTTTGTGACCACAAAAGGGGTTGATTAGAGGCCCGTGGGGTACTCGATATATCCCTTGGTTGGGAGGTGCGACCCGGCCCCCCATACCCCGACCCTGTGTAAGAGAGAATTCCgattttttgatttttttgtcgTGTAAATCAATGGAAATTTAATGTGCCTGGTATCAATGCCAAAGTCAACGGAAGTCAATATTAATTAACAAGAGCTTGTAAAAATTTTGCTCTTTATCCTCCAAGAAAAGATATCCTGTTTAAGGTAAAAATTGATAAATCGATACCCTGATTAAgacaaaaaatgataaatttgcTATCCTGTTTATTACAAAAATCCCGAAAAGACAAACCGTGGCTCACCGCACGTCCCCATTAAGCCCTTGCAAGGGAGAACCTTCCACAGGAATAGAGCCATCCATGGGGGTAAATCACCATGCAACGGATCAATGCTGACAAAACTAATCCAGTGTGTAGTAAGTTATCCTTCGGATGGCGTTATCCAAGCGTAAAACTACTGGGGCCAGATAAGTCACTATTCGTCTTATAAGTTCTTTCAAACTTAATTGAGATATCCAATGGATAATTTTTTATCAAGTGCACAGTGCTCTCCAACCTTTCAACAACTGAGGCTTTGTATTCGTTTTAAACAGGCtggtttgtttgaaattgaagCCGATCTCTCTCAGATTAAAAAGGCTGGTGTTGAACTTAAGTACTCTGTTCGCTATGGGTAATTAAGCATGCCCGTTGTTATACAGCACGACCCACTTGACTTCGTGCTGCACTTTTTCCCGCGATTTGGCACCAAAGGACACAACAAACCTCTACCTTAGTGGGTAATAAACTTGCTTCAAGCCAATTgatcattgtttttgtctgTAGGTAGGGAGCTATGTCAAGTGTTATTAGGAAGTGTGAGCGGCGTTATCTCAGGGGCCTTTGTTGTCCTTGTCGAGCTCGAGACACTTCAAGCACACACATTTCATCAGTTGCTGTACGAAGGTGGGATCTAGTTGGCCAGCAAACATCTCATTTGCCCCATAAAATGAGCTAAGATGTTATGTCACATCATTTTCTACAAGCGCTAGTCAGGGAGTTGTCTGCACAGGTACTTCAATGGTAGtttctcgttctttcttatTCAAGTTTAACATGTATTCTAATGGTGTCTTTTCAActacgaaaatttggtatcaagtgAGTTTGCAGGAGTCAAATTTCCAACgtaagttgaagtttcgaGCCTTGGCACTTCTTCAAAGCGAATAACGAGGGgcaacactcgaaacgtctcGAGGTTACTTTTTATCCGATCCGGCTTGGCACTAGTTACTGGAGAAGTATTGTTAGAAATAAGTGTTCTCTACCGAAGACAGAGGAGAAAATATTCAACGGAGGAAATTAAACCGCTTCGACCTGTCAGTATCAAGCGGCGGTTTATTCCAATAAAATTCGACTACGTAAGCTTCGGGattgatttgaaaatatctTTTACACAAGTAATAAATGCATTCATATGCATACTGAGCTGTTTACTAAACCTAGGAAGTTGTTCTGTAGTTACTGGATTCAAAGGATTTTCATCCTTGTTGGTCTGTTTCACATTTATCTTTTGTCACATTGAgatctcttcgttatatcggGGAATATTTTACGTTTGGGCTCCTGGATCGTGTTCGTTATAACGAGGATTTCGTTGTATCGAGGTTCGTTATATCGAGATTTTTACATACAGTTTACTGTAACTTTGGCAGGGCTGAAGAATATCGTTCGTTATGCCGCGGACTTGGTTATAAAGAGGTTCGTTAAGTCGACGTTCCAGTGtatctttctgtttctttcctGAAGatcttttctttgcctttttacTCATGGATATCCACGAGTTTCGGTGAGAAGCTGTATGCCAATTGTCACTCACTCGTAACCGGAAGCTCGAtctaattagccaatcaggatggaTCGCACTGAGTAGTGGACGCAGTAACTAATTGCGACCATGAAAAATCAGGTGTTACTCAAGCTTAATTTATGCTTTAGCTTTTCTGGCTGAATTCCTTTCTTCAATTGACAGTTAAGAGGCGATGTGAGGTGATTTGATTCGTCAGGTTCGTCTTCTTTTGTAGACCATCATTAAATAAGAAGAAACAGATGTGCCCCGAAGCAGGTGATATATGGTTAATCGATTTGGTGAAAAGCCAAACATTTGCAAGAtcttataaagaaaaaattgcgTTTACCTTGTTTTCAATGGCGAACGAGggatttattacattttttgtgacattgaatgtttttctttctgtcaCTGCATTGATTGGCAATTTGTTAATCCTCGTTGCTCTTCGTAAAGTGACTTCCATTAATCCTCCAACAAAACTGTTGTTCCAATGTCTAGCAGCTTCTGATCTTTGCGTTGGTCTTATTCAACAGCCActatttgttgctgttttgctGAGAGACTTAAGTTCGCCAACAGCTTCATACTATGTTACCAAAGTGTACGCTGGCTTAGGCTATATCTTGTGCGGAGTTTCGTTGATGACAGCAGCTACCATTAGCATTGACAGGCTTCTCGCGTTGATATTAGGACTGAGCTACAAACTTACTGTGACAGTAAAGCGAGTTCGCaaagttgttattattgtttggcTGGGATCCTTTTCAGTTGGCTTCCCACATTGGATAGATTTGCGTTTCATAGCTTACGGGTCATCATTTGTTGTTactttattttccatttttgcatCGGCGTTCTCCTTCACAAAGATCGTCCTGAAACTACGACAGCAACAAGCTCAAGTTCAACAACGTGTTGAGCCAGAACAGGTTAACGGCGGAGAAATTCCACTGAACATTGCACGTTACAAGAAGATGGTTCACAGCGTAGCTTGGCTTCAGATGGCATTGATTGTTTGCTATATGCCGTTTTTTTCTCTGCTTTTCTTCGCAATAGTAACCCAACGGTTAATTGGAGGAGTATTTGTTTATCCTTCTGCAATTACCGTTGTCTTTTTGAATTCTTGTATTAACCCGATCCTCTACTGTTGTAGAATTCGCGAAGTTAAGAGAGAAGTTAAAAACGTATTGAAACAGATTTACCAGCGTTTTTCTACTTGAACTACAATCGGTctcatttattttctatttttctttcgttttttttcttttaaattcaaattggTAAGATTTGTAGCAAGGCTTTGTACAGACTATACAACATAAGACAGATCAGAAAATTCCTATCAATTCAATCCACAAAGACATTGATCCATGCCTTTGTATCTTCGCACCTTGATTACTGCAATCAGTGCACTTCTACTTGGTCTCCCTAAATATCAAATTGATCGCTTATAGAAAGTCCACAATGCCTCGGCGGGACTTACATTGGCTCCCAGCAGTGACGTTCAGAATAC contains:
- the LOC141894128 gene encoding neuromedin-U receptor 2-like, whose protein sequence is MANEGFITFFVTLNVFLSVTALIGNLLILVALRKVTSINPPTKLLFQCLAASDLCVGLIQQPLFVAVLLRDLSSPTASYYVTKVYAGLGYILCGVSLMTAATISIDRLLALILGLSYKLTVTVKRVRKVVIIVWLGSFSVGFPHWIDLRFIAYGSSFVVTLFSIFASAFSFTKIVLKLRQQQAQVQQRVEPEQVNGGEIPLNIARYKKMVHSVAWLQMALIVCYMPFFSLLFFAIVTQRLIGGVFVYPSAITVVFLNSCINPILYCCRIREVKREVKNVLKQIYQRFST